From the Cryptomeria japonica chromosome 2, Sugi_1.0, whole genome shotgun sequence genome, one window contains:
- the LOC131073243 gene encoding pentatricopeptide repeat-containing protein At1g09900 has protein sequence MKMMHNRKMSRPVEALFKHEEKQSASPPEDTNINRAIFEMTHKSDVEQFNKFISALCKSGEANKGWEAFHLAKSKGFSFDVRTFNFLLDGLGNDGDFSTIALLLAEIQDMGIAPNVITYNVVIKALCKWDQLEEAHELLRKMKDTHCSPDIVTYNTLINGVCKKHRIDEALVLVSKMIRNGFSPNSITYNTLANGLCNVGKVNEALRLVTKIRNAHCWPDTVTYNTLINGLCSRGRIEVALKLVAKMIHVHRSPDIFTYTTLIDGLCKEGRLHEAFRSLAKIIQDGLSPNVITYSALLNGLCKKGRLNEALLLVAKMKDGHCPPDIVTYTILVDGFCKAGKINEAYNLFLHMLKFGPFPNVVTFTVIIDGLWKNGRMDMAQKCFHDMLRNGVQPNLITYSSLICGLGKMHEMGKAENLFKEMLSKGFSPDVVAYTTLIAGLCQVDRVSEAYRLLSEMENNGCVPNVVTYSILIYASCRTGELKKACEMLGKMKKGF, from the exons ATGAAGATGATGCACAACAGGAAGATGAGCAGGCCAGTAGAGGCATTATTCAAACATGAAGAGAAACAG TCTGCAAGCCCACCGGAGGACACAAACATCAATAGGGCAATATTTGAAATGACACACAAATCTGATGTTGAacagtttaataaatttattagtGCTCTCTGCAAATCGGGCGAGGCAAACAAAGGGTGGGAGGCTTTTCATCTGGCAAAAAGTAAAGGGTTTTCTTTCGATGTCAGAACATTCAATTTCCTTTTGGATGGTCTTGGGAACGATGGAGATTTCTCTACAATCGCTTTGCTTCTTGCTGAAATCCAAGATATGGGAATTGCTCCAAATGTCATAACTTATAATGTTGTTATAAAGGCTTTGTGTAAGTGGGATCAACTTGAGGAAGCACACGAGCTCTTGCGTAAAATGAAGGATACTCATTGTTCTCCTGATATTGTAACATATAACACCCTTATTAACGGGGTCTGCAAGAAGCATAGAATAGATGAAGCTTTAGTTTTAGTATCCAAAATGATACGAAACGGCTTTTCTCCAAATAGTATTACATACAACACCCTAGCTAATGGTCTCTGCAATGTGGGTAAAGTAAATGAAGCTCTTCGATTGGTGACTAAAATAAGGAATGCTCATTGTTGGCCAGATACTGTTACATACAATACCCTAATTAATGGTCTATGCAGCAGAGGTAGAATAGAAGTGGCTCTCAAATTGGTAGCTAAAATGATACATGTACATCGTTCTCCTGACATTTTTACATACACCACCCTTATTGATGGTCTCTGCAAAGAAGGAAGATTGCATGAAGCATTCAGATCACTGGCAAAAATAATACAAGATGGCCTCTCGCCTAATGTAATTACATATAGTGCCCTACTGAATGGCCTCTGCAAGAAAGGTAGACTAAATGAAGCTCTTCTATTAGTAGCTAAGATGAAGGATGGTCATTGCCCTCCTGATATTGTTACATACACTATCTTGGTAGATGGCTTTTGCAAGGCTGGCAAAATTAATGAAGCCTACAATTTGTTTCTACATATGCTAAAATTTGGTCCGTTTCCGAATGTAGTGACATTCACGGTAATAATTGATGGACTGTGGAAAAATGGCAGGATGGACATGGCTCAGAAATGTTTCCATGATATGCTCAGAAATGGTGTGCAACCCAATCTGATTACTTATAGTTCTTTGATATGTGGTCTAGGCAAAATGCATGAGATGGGAAAAGCTGAAAATCTGTTTAAAGAGATGCTAAGTAAAGGCTTCTCTCCAGATGTTGTTGCCTATACCACCTTGATTGCTGGTTTATGTCAGGTTGACAGAGTAAGTGAAGCATACAGGCTTCTTTCTGAGATGGAAAACAATGGTTGTGTTCCCAATGTGGTGACTTACAGTATTCTGATTTATGCATCCTGTAGGACAGGAGAATTGAAGAAGGCATGTGAAATGCTAGGGAAGATGAAAAAAGGGTTTTGA